NNNNNNNNNNNNNNNNNNNNNNNNNNNNNNNNNNNNNNNNNNNNNNNNNNNNNNNNNNNNNNNNNNNNNNNNNNNNNNNNNNNNNNNNNNNNNNNNNNNNNNNNNNNNNNNNNNNNNNNNNNNNNNNNNNNNNNNNNNNNNNNNNNNNNNNNNNNNNNNNNNNNNNNNNNNNNNNNNNNNNNNNNNNNNNNNNNNNNNNNNNNNNNNNNNNNNNNNNNNNNNNNNNNNNNNNNNNNNNNNNNNNNNNNNNNNNNNNNNNNNNNNNNNNNNNNNNNNNNNNNNNNNNNNNNNNNNNNNNNNNNNNNNNNNNNNNNNNNNNNNNNNNNNNNNNNNNNNNNNNNNNNNNNNNNNNNNNNNNNNNNNNNNNNNNNNNNNNNNNNNNNNNNNNNNNNNNNNNNNNNNNNNNNNNNNNNNNNNNNNNNNNNNNNNNNNNNNNNNNNNNNNNNNNNNNNNNNNNNNNNNNNNNNNNNNNNNNNNNNNNNNNNNNNNNNNNNNNNNNNNNNNNNNNNNNNNNNNNNNNNNNNNNNNNNNNNNNNNNNNNNNNNNNNNNNNNNNNNNNNNNNNNNNNNNNNNNNNNNNNNNNNNNNNNNNNNNNNNNNNNNNNNNNNNNNNNNNNNNNNNNNNNNNNNNNNNNNNNNNNNNNNNNNNNNNNNNNNNNNNNNNNNNNNNNNNNNNNNNNNNNNNNNNNNNNNNNNNNNNNNNNNNNNNNNNNNNNNNNNNNNNNNNNNNNNNNNNNNNNNNNNNNNNNNNNNNNNNNNNNNNNNNNNNNNNNNNNNNNNNNNNNNNNNNNNNNNNNNNNNNNNNNNNNNNNNNNNNNNNNNNNNNNNNNNNNNNNNNNNNNNNNNNNNNNNNNNNNNNNNNNNNNNNNNNNNNNNNNNNNNNNNNNNNNNNNNNNNNNNNNNNNNNNNNNNNNNNNNNNNNNNNNNNNNNNNNNNNNNNNNNNNNNNNNNNNNNNNNNNNNNNNNNNNNNNNNNNNNNNNNNNNNNNNNNNNNNNNNNNNNNNNNNNNNNNNNNNNNNNNNNNNNNNNNNNNNNNNNNNNNNNNNNNNNNNNNNNNNNNNNNNNNNNNNNNNNNNNNNNNNNNNNNNNNNNNNNNNNNNNNNNNNNNNNNNNNNNNNNNNNNNNNNNNNNNNNNNNNNNNNNNNNNNNNNNNNNNNNNNNNNNNNNNNNNNNNNNNNNNNNNNNNNNNNNNNNNNNNNNNNNNNNNNNNNNNNNNNNNNNNNNNNNNNNNNNNNNNNNNNNNNNNNNNNNNNNNNNNNNNNNNNNNNNNNNNNNNNNNNNNNNNNNNNNNNNNNNNNNNNNNNNNNNNNNNNNNNNNNNNNNNNNNNNNNNNNNNNNNNNNNNNNNNNNNNNNNNNNNNNNNNNNNNNNNNNNNNNNNNNNNNNNNNNNNNNNNNNNNNNNNNNNNNNNNNNNNNNNNNNNNNNNNNNNNNNNNNNNNNNNNNNNNNNNNNNNNNNNNNNNNNNNNNNNNNNNNNNNNNNNNNNNNNNNNNNNNNNNNNNNNNNNNNNNNNNNNNNNNNNNNNNNNNNNNNNNNNNNNNNNNNNNNNNNNNNNNNNNNNNNNNNNNNNNNNNNNNNNNNNNNNNNNNNNNNNNNNNNNNNNNNNNNNNNNNNNNNNNNNNNNNNNNNNNNNNNNNNNNNNNNNNNNNNNNNNNNNNNNNNNNNNNNNNNNNNNNNNNNNNNNNNNNNNNNNNNNNNNNNNNNNNNNNNNNNNNNNNNNNNNNNNNNNNNNNNNNNNNNNNNNNNNNNNNNNNNNNNNNNNNNNNNNNNNNNNNNNNNNNNNNNNNNNNNNNNNNNNNNNNNNNNNNNNNNNNNNNNNNNNNNNNNNNNNNNNNNNNNNNNNNNNNNNNNNNNNNNNNNNNNNNNNNNNNNNNNNNNNNNNNNNNNNNNNNNNNNNNNNNNNNNNNNNNNNNNNNNNNNNNNNNNNNNNNNNNNNNNNNNNNNNNNNNNNNNNNNNNNNNNNNNNNNNNNNNNNNNNNNNNNNNNNNNNNNNNNNNNNNNNNNNNNNNNNNNNNNNNNNNNNNNNNNNNNNNNNNNNNNNNNNNNNNNNNNNNNNNNNNNNNNNNNNNNNNNNNNNNNNNNNNNNNNNNNNNNNNNNNNNNNNNNNNNNNNNNNNNNNNNNNNNNNNNNNNNNNNNNNNNNNNNNNNNNNNNNNNNNNNNNNNNNNNNNNNNNNNNNNNNNNNNNNNNNNNNNNNNNNNNNNNNNNNNNNNNNNNNNNNNNNNNNNNNNNNNNNNNNNNNNNNNNNNNNNNNNNNNNNNNNNNNNNNNNNNNNNNNNNNNNNNNNNNNNNNNNNNNNNNNNNNNNNNNNNNNNNNNNNNNNNNNNNNNNNNNNNNNNNNNNNNNNNNNNNNNNNNNNNNNNNNNNNNNNNNNNNNNNNNNNNNNNNNNNNNNNNNNNNNNNNNNNNNNNNNNNNNNNNNNNNNNNNNNNNNNNNNNNNNNNNNNNNNNNNNNNNNNNNNNNNNNNNNNNNNNNNNNNNNNNNNNNNNNNNNNNNNNNNNNNNNNNNNNNNNNNNNNNNNNNNNNNNNNNNNNNNNNNNNNNNNNNNNNNNNNNNNNNNNNNNNNNNNNNNNNNNNNNNNNNNNNNNNNNNNNNNNNNNNNNNNNNNNNNNNNNNNNNNNNNNNNNNNNNNNNNNNNNNNNNNNNNNNNNNNNNNNNNNNNNNNNNNNNNNNNNNNNNNNNNNNNNNNNNNNNNNNNNNNNNNNNNNNNNNNNNNNNNNNNNNNNNNNNNNNNNNNNNNNNNNNNNNNNNNNNNNNNNNNNNNNNNNNNNNNNNNNNNNNNNNNNNNNNNNNNNNNNNNNNNNNNNNNNNNNNNNNNNNNNNNNNNNNNNNNNNNNNNNNNNNNNNNNNNNNNNNNNNNNNNNNNNNNNNNNNNNNNNNNNNNNNNNNNNNNNNNNNNNNNNNNNNNNNNNNNNNNNNNNNNNNNNNNNNNNNNNNNNNNNNNNNNNNNNNNNNNNNNNNNNNNNNNNNNNNNNNNNNNNNNNNNNNNNNNNNNNNNNNNNNNNNNNNNNNNNNNNNNNNNNNNNNNNNNNNNNNNNNNNNNNNNNNNNNNNNNNNNNNNNNNNNNNNNNNNNNNNNNNNNNNNNNNNNNNNNNNNNNNNNNNNNNNNNNNNNNNNNNNNNNNNNNNNNNNNNNNNNNNNNNNNNNNNNNNNNNNNNNNNNNNNNNNNNNNNNNNNNNNNNNNNNNNNNNNNNNNNNNNNNNNNNNNNNNNNNNNNNNNNNNNNNNNNNNNNNNNNNNNNNNNNNNNNNNNNNNNNNNNNNNNNNNNNNNNNNNNNNNNNNNNNNNNNNNNNNNNNNNNNNNNNNNNNNNNNNNNNNNNNNNNNNNNNNNNNNNNNNNNNNNNNNNNNNNNNNNNNNNNNNNNNNNNNNNNNNNNNNNNNNNNNNNNNNNNNNNNNNNNNNNNNNNNNNNNNNNNNNNNNNNNNNNNNNNNNNNNNNNNNNNNNNNNNNNNNNNNNNNNNNNNNNNNNNNNNNNNNNNNNNNNNNNNNNNNNNNNNNNNNNNNNNNNNNNNNNNNNNNNNNNNNNNNNNNNNNNNNNNNNNNNNNNNNNNNNNNNNNNNNNNNNNNNNNNNNNNNNNNNNNNNNNNNNNNNNNNNNNNNNNNNNNNNNNNNNNNNNNNNNNNNNNNNNNNNNNNNNNNNNNNNNNNNNNNNNNNNNNNNNNNNNNNNNNNNNNNNNNNNNNNNNNNNNNNNNNNNNNNNNNNNNNNNNNNNNNNNNNNNNNNNNNNNNNNNNNNNNNNNNNNNNNNNNNNNNNNNNNNNNNNNNNNNNNNNNNNNNNNNNNNNNNNNNNNNNNNNNNNNNNNNNNNNNNNNNNNNNNNNNNNNNNNNNNNNNNNNNNNNNNNNNNNNNNNNNNNNNNNNNNNNNNNNNNNNNNNNNNNNNNNNNNNNNNNNNNNNNNNNNNNNNNNNNNNNNNNNNNNNNNNNNNNNNNNNNNNNNNNNNNNNNNNNNNNNNNNNNNNNNNNNNNNNNNNNNNNNNNNNNNNNNNNNNNNNNNNNNNNNNNNNNNNNNNNNNNNNNNNNNNNNNNNNNNNNNNNNNNNNNNNNNNNNNNNNNNNNNNNNNNNNNNNNNNNNNNNNNNNNNNNNNNNNNNNNNNNNNNNNNNNNNNNNNNNNNNNNNNNNNNNNNNNNNNNNNNNNNNNNNNNNNNNNNNNNNNNNNNNNNNNNNNNNNNNNNNNNNNNNNNNNNNNNNNNNNNNNNNNNNNNNNNNNNNNNNNNNNNNNNNNNNNNNNNNNNNNNNNNNNNNNNNNNNNNNNNNNNNNNNNNNNNNNNNNNNNNNNNNNNNNNNNNNNNNNNNNNNNNNNNNNNNNNNNNNNNNNNNNNNNNNNNNNNNNNNNNNNNNNNNNNNNNNNNNNNNNNNNNNNNNNNNNNNNNNNNNNNNNNNNNNNNNNNNNNNNNNNNNNNNNNNNNNNNNNNNNNNNNNNNNNNNNNNNNNNNNNNNNNNNNNNNNNNNNNNNNNNNNNNNNNNNNNNNNNNNNNNNNNNNNNNNNNNNNNNNNNNNNNNNNNNNNNNNNNNNNNNNNNNNNNNNNNNNNNNNNNNNNNNNNNNNNNNNNNNNNNNNNNNNNNNNNNNNNNNNNNNNNNNNNNNNNNNNNNNNNNNNNNNNNNNNNNNNNNNNNNNNNNNNNNNNNNNNNNNNNNNNNNNNNNNNNNNNNNNNNNNNNNNNNNNNNNNNNNNNNNNNNNNNNNNNNNNNNNNNNNNNNNNNNNNNNNNNNNNNNNNNNNNNNNNNNNNNNNNNNNNNNNNNNNNNNNNNNNNNNNNNNNNNNNNNNNNNNNNNNNNNNNNNNNNNNNNNNNNNNNNNNNNNNNNNNNNNNNNNNNNNNNNNNNNNNNNNNNNNNNNNNNNNNNNNNNNNNNNNNNNNNNNNNNNNNNNNNNNNNNNNNNNNNNNNNNNNNNNNNNNNNNNNNNNNNNNNNNNNNNNNNNNNNNNNNNNNNNNNNNNNNNNNNNNNNNNNNNNNNNNNNNNNNNNNNNNNNNNNNNNNNNNNNNNNNNNNNNNNNNNNNNNNNNNNNNNNNNNNNNNNNNNNNNNNNNNNNNNNNNNNNNNNNNNNNNNNNNNNNNNNNNNNNNNNNNNNNNNNNNNNNNNNNNNNNNNNNNNNNNNNNNNNNNNNNNNNNNNNNNNNNNNNNNNNNNNNNNNNNNNNNNNNNNNNNNNNNNNNNNNNNNNNNNNNNNNNNNNNNNNNNNNNNNNNNNNNNNNNNNNNNNNNNNNNNNNNNNNNNNNNNNNNNNNNNNNNNNNNNNNNNNNNNNNNNNNNNNNNNNNNNNNNNNNNNNNNNNNNNNNNNNNNNNNNNNNNNNNNNNNNNNNNNNNNNNNNNNNNNNNNNNNNNNNNNNNNNNNNNNNNNNNNNNNNNNNNNNNNNNNNNNNNNNNNNNNNNNNNNNNNNNNNNNNNNNNNNNNNNNNNNNNNNNNNNNNNNNNNNNNNNNNNNNNNNNNNNNNNNNNNNNNNNNNNNNNNNNNNNNNNNNNNNNNNNNNNNNNNNNNNNNNNNNNNNNNNNNNNNNNNNNNNNNNNNNNNNNNNNNNNNNNNNNNNNNNNNNNNNNNNNNNNNNNNNNNNNNNNNNNNNNNNNNNNNNNNNNNNNNNNNNNNNNNNNNNNNNNNNNNNNNNNNNNNNNNNNNNNNNNNNNNNNNNNNNNNNNNNNNNNNNNNNNNNNNNNNNNNNNNNNNNNNNNNNNNNNNNNNNNNNNNNNNNNNNNNNNNNNNNNNNNNNNNNNNNNNNNNNNNNNNNNNNNNNNNNNNNNNNNNNNNNNNNNNNNNNNNNNNNNNNNNNNNNNNNNNNNNNNNNNNNNNNNNNNNNNNNNNNNNNNNNNNNNNNNNNNNNNNNNNNNNNNNNNNNNNNNNNNNNNNNNNNNNNNNNNNNNNNNNNNNNNNNNNNNNNNNNNNNNNNNNNNNNNNNNNNNNNNNNNNNNNNNNNNNNNNNNNNNNNNNNNNNNNNNNNNNNNNNNNNNNNNNNNNNNNNNNNNNNNNNNNNNNNNNNNNNNNNNNNNNNNNNNNNNNNNNNNNNNNNNNNNNNNNNNNNNNNNNNNNNNNNNNNNNNNNNNNNNNNNNNNNNNNNNNNNNNNNNNNNNNNNNNNNNNNNNNNNNNNNNNNNNNNNNNNNNNNNNNNNNNNNNNNNNNNNNNNNNNNNNNNNNNNNNNNNNNNNNNNNNNNNNNNNNNNNNNNNNNNNGCATAtagtggacaattttttttttaaaaaaaaaaaagatttaggcagcggttctttggACAACCGCGGCAGATTGCGGAACTTATATAtcgcggttgtaaccgcggcctaaagtctttgacttactaccgcggctgaatatgccgcggttcgtaaaccgcgacctatagtgaaaaataaccgcggtaaaagcccctcgctACACTAGTGAGTATTAGGTTTTTTGGTTTTGGTGGTAGGTAGATGCATCACACTTATGAGAGGGAGAGATAGTGTAAGACCTCTTGTCTGTGAAAGAAATGTTACGCTgatcaaaacattttttattttacattttcatgTTCATGTTGTGAATGATTTCTAATGGcttgaattatttttgttagatgTATTTTGGATGTTGGCTGGATAGATATTATCTATGAACACGGTTTTATTGGGTTGGAAGTATAATTTTGTGTGTTAAAATGCAACTGTGTCACATGTAGTTTATAAAATTTccatttaatttaagaaaaacataattatgatACCAGTGTGAAAAGTGAATAAGTAAAACCTTTATTTAATATAGcaaagtaaaacaaatttaaacaaatatctaagtttACTTAATACACGTATCTCTCTTAAAAGTAGAGTTATGAGAGCTAAGCctatgattgtatgattgtatgatgtGTCAAAAAGCATAATTCTTGTAAACATTTAATTCTTGTTGAATTGTGTGAATGTTTGTTTCATGTTGTATTAGCTTTCCAAaagtagtttattttatattttgaaaatttggatTACTgtaaatataaactttatatcAGTGTATACTCATGTTTAATATGAAGTCTATAATACTCTATTAATGGTGTAATCATATTAATATAGAGTGTCACAATCTTCATCAATGAATCTATTTAGGTCACTAGTGATAGAAGCAGTTCAAACATATTTGTTGACAATATGAGAGATTTGTTTCAAAGCACAAACATCTCTCTATGTAAGACTTTTGTTGATGAGAAGATcatattgatttttaagtggGTATACATCAAAGTCCTAAGTTGAGTaatatgaagaaagaaaaagtaggaaattattgtaaaaaatggaaaatttatGTCAATGTTGTCACATAATTTAATAAGtggtttaatatataaaaaaatggaaaatttatCTCAATGTCATGACATATAGTTTAATAAGTAGATTAATGTACAAATATTTGAGTAATATGGTGTCTTGAGAAAGTTTACAATTTTTCGTCAAAAACAATTGTACaataaagtttagttttttgtgaaaacaaatgttatatattgattaattacacttttatattgcatgattttcaataaatataaagttattggaaaaaaatattaattttagataattatttaaaatataatttttaaatttatatattttatttaaatttatgaaattaaaattattgctaaattcattacatttattttaatgtacaTTTTAAAGtctaattgattcaattttttatggaaactgattttatttctactaatattttaagaataaattttatttagggtatagtttaaaattaatttttatacgaatttatatttaaaaaattaaatagttttatttaaaatttaatatatgtgtttttcCGTGGAGCACGATCCAAGTTCTCCAAACCGATCATAATTCTATCAAACACaccaaaatcaatatttttagagttaaatatgtttttagttcctatactttgagacgattttggttttagtttatttttcaaagtaaggtacaatttagCCTCCCatctttagaaaactttggttttagtcctctAAAACTAACACGGTTAAAAATCTGCTCATGTATCTAACGTCTGTCCACGTGTGTTTACAGTTTTGCTGCCTCTTTCTTGGCATGTGTGATTGTTTTTTTGCTTACATGTGTTAAGTGATTTGGGGCTATTTACACTTTAGGGATTTAATTTTCGCGAATCAGATTTAGGGATGAAATTGATGCCTCTTTAATCTGGAATGAAATTGTTACTCAAAATCAGTTAGGGTTCGTGTTCCTGTTGTTGTTCATTCTCTGCATTTTGTATCATATTGTTGTGGCATTGCGAGTGCATTTTGTGTGAAAGAAAGGTGATTCTCTATGGTTCGTTGAACAAGGTAATTATGTAGTTTTAGTTTAATGTGTATTCTCCATGTAATGTGCATTTTGTTGTGCATATGGGGAAGTTTTCTTACATTGCGCGTGCATTTTGACCATGTAGGAAAAATGGTTTTTGACGTCTGTCTGTATCATATGGGGAAGTTCATGAAGAACAAGGGACTAGAATATGTGGGAGGAGAGATACATGTTATTAGGGGAATCGATCCCAACATGTGGTCATACTTTGAAGCGGTGGGATTTGTTAGAGAATTCAAGTATGATGGAGAGTTCAAGCTTTGGTGGAAGGGTTCGAAAGAAAGGGCAATGAACAACCCCAGACCACTCACAGATGACAGAGAAgctatttttttatctaactaTGCAGAGGAAAATAAGGAGGAAGTTGAAATCTATGTTCAACATCTCCAACCCAGTCACTAGAGGAAATTACTTTTCTTACATTTGGTGAGGAGGCAGACGAAGTAGGAGTAGAGGAGATGGAGCACGAGATGGAGGAAGAGGTTCTTATGGATGAAGAACATGGTTATGTTGTTGAAGAATATAACTCAGTGGATGAAGAAGATATTGGTGGGGTGGAAGGAAATGTGGAAGTAGAAGACTTGCTACTAGATGACGAAAAGGAAGAGGGGAATGTTGAGGGAGAAATGGTGGAAGAGGAAGTGGAAGAGCaagatgaagaacaagaagaagaggatgaagaggCAATGTTGTTGAAGGCGAAGGGGTGGAAAATGTTGATGACAGTGAAGAGGAGAGAATGgcaaatgatgatgatgggtttgGGATGAACAATGAGATGGTggaggaagagagaagaaatattAATCCAGTTTTGGATAGgtggaagagaatgaaaaagaaaaataaaagtgttagaAGCATATTTGAAGATAGTGAGGGGGCATTTGTGATTAACGAAGAGGTTGGACAACATGAGATAAATGAAGATTATGATACAGATGAGTTGTCCTCAAATGTAGATAGTGATGAGGATGTGAGGGAGAATAAGAGGCACTTTCCAAAGTATAGAGTAGAACATATGACGAGGGGTTTCAATTTTAGATTGGGAGTGGAGTTTAAGTCTTTGAAGGATTTTAAGAGTGCGCTACAGGAGCATAGCTTTTTGAATGGAAAAGAAGTGAAGTTTGTCAAGAATGATTTGAAGAGAGTAAGGGCAATTTGTAAGAAGGGGTGTGGTTTTCTTATTATGGCTAGCAAGGTAGGAAGTAGCCAAACCTTCAGAGTGAAAACTCTGGTTGGGCACAAGTGTGGAAGGGCTTTTGGTAGCAAAAGTGCAAGTGTAGAATGGATTGCACAGGTTTTGGTTGACAGATTTGTGAATGTAGTAGGCATGACAGTGATTCAAATcatagatgaaataaaaaagtcaTATAGTGTTGGAATAACTCATTGGAAGGCTGGAAGAGCTAAGAAAATTGCAATGGATTCTTTAGTGGGTGATGAAGAATGACAATATGCTCGTCTTTATAACTATGTGGCTGAGTTATTAAGAGTCAAGGTTGGAACCTTCAAGATTAAGGTCAATCAACCTCAACCCACCTTGCCACCAAGGTTTAAGTCATTTTACATGTGTTTGGATGGCTGTAAGAAAGGGTTTTTAGGTAGTTACAAACCATTCATTGGGGTAGATGGTTGTCACTTGAAGACAAGTTATGGAGGTCAGTTGTTAGTTGCAATAGGAAGAGACCCTAATGACCAATATTTCCCATTAGCTTTTGCTATGGTAGAAAATGAATGCAAAGACACATGGAGGTGGTTTTTGACACAGCTGCTTGATGATATTGGAGGCATAGATTATCAAAGGTGGATCTTTATTTCGGATCAGCAAAAggtacattaaattttttactttagttACAAATTTCATTTGATTATGTAATAATGAATGGTGTAGTATGCTTGCAGGGATTAATGTCAGTTTTCGACGATATCTTGAATGGAGTGGAACACAGGATGTGTTTACGCCATTTGtacaaaaattacaagaaaaatttgGTGGAGGCCTGCTCATTAGAGACCTTATGATGGGGGCTGCCAAGGCAACATACTATAAGGAATGGGAAAAAAATGGGTGAGTTAAAGAATTTGAATGTTGATGCCTTTAATTGGTTAATGACTATACCAACTAAAAATTGGTGTAAACATGCTTTTAGTGCTTATCCTAGGTGTGATGTGTTGATCAATAACTTGTCAGAGTCATTTAATAGTACTATTTTATTGGCAAGAGACAAACCTATAATTACAATGATTGGATGGATTAGGTCATACATAATGAGTAGGTTTGCAAGCCTTAGAGAAAAA
This genomic interval from Vigna radiata var. radiata cultivar VC1973A chromosome 8, Vradiata_ver6, whole genome shotgun sequence contains the following:
- the LOC106770077 gene encoding uncharacterized protein LOC106770077 — protein: MCLDGCKKGFLGSYKPFIGVDGCHLKTSYGGQLLVAIGRDPNDQYFPLAFAMVENECKDTWRWFLTQLLDDIGGIDYQSMLAGINVSFRRYLEWSGTQDVFTPFVQKLQEKFGGGLLIRDLMMGAAKATYYKEWEKNGCDVLINNLSESFNSTILLARDKPIITMIGWIRSYIMSRFASLREKVDTYPGDVMPKPRKRLDREVEKSGNWLPVWAGGSQFEVTHGFTMDKFVVDLSNHTCAYYFRDLVGIPCRHVVVAIHYKLENLEHYFHPYYKKDAYRTCHAPIITPINGQQLWPTSDSPQLLPPIYKTPLGRPKKLRRREANEYVSHSKLSKKNIAMRCSTCNAYGHNVRSCKKS